In the Clostridium sporogenes genome, one interval contains:
- a CDS encoding DNRLRE domain-containing protein: MSFVGNVEKIPQADLYVAKLYPDTNFNGNDLLGCGRYYTENNIYRTLMYFDISSLPSNIFIDEAILKLYVKINIVDNITKPITIHNLLESFDKNTVTYSNQPSFEDNPYETLNINAEIDQFVEVDITDLLIEWYNSPTLNYGMLMKGLETEASFVGFSSTFDNDGTKFPNLEIYYGYYEGLSEYPSETVELLASDDSVNSSAIPLGPNIGTFAIENQGPGAISVRIQLSSNNINWIDNKPPYTSDYILLEDDNIILTTTAYMSYARILITHAENFSIEDATVTIYKTIKV, from the coding sequence ATGTCGTTTGTAGGAAATGTAGAAAAAATTCCCCAAGCTGATTTGTATGTTGCAAAGCTTTATCCTGATACGAATTTTAACGGTAATGATTTACTAGGTTGTGGTAGATACTATACTGAGAACAATATATATAGAACACTAATGTATTTTGATATTTCTAGTCTTCCATCTAATATATTTATTGATGAAGCTATATTAAAACTTTATGTGAAAATAAATATCGTTGATAATATTACAAAACCCATAACAATTCACAATTTGCTAGAATCCTTTGATAAAAATACTGTGACTTATTCAAACCAACCATCATTTGAGGACAACCCTTATGAAACATTAAATATAAATGCGGAAATTGATCAATTTGTTGAAGTTGATATAACAGATTTGTTAATAGAATGGTATAATTCACCTACCCTCAATTATGGTATGCTAATGAAAGGATTAGAAACTGAAGCTAGCTTTGTTGGATTTTCTAGCACATTTGATAATGATGGTACTAAATTTCCTAATTTAGAAATATACTATGGATATTATGAAGGGCTTAGTGAATATCCTTCTGAAACAGTTGAATTATTAGCATCAGATGATTCTGTAAATTCTTCTGCTATTCCACTTGGTCCTAATATAGGTACTTTTGCAATAGAAAATCAGGGACCAGGAGCTATTAGTGTAAGGATTCAGCTTAGTTCTAATAATATAAATTGGATAGATAACAAACCTCCTTATACTAGTGATTATATTCTTTTGGAAGATGATAATATAATATTAACTACAACTGCATATATGTCTTATGCTAGAATTTTAATTACCCATGCTGAAAATTTTTCTATTGAAGATGCTACAGTTACAATATATAAAACAATTAAGGTTTAA